The following coding sequences are from one Desulfatibacillum aliphaticivorans DSM 15576 window:
- a CDS encoding PAS domain S-box protein, with translation MPPKPIYEELEERVHRLEKDLHDSRQIIKTILDAAPVRVFWKDTDLRYLGCNTLFAKDAGFDDPKDMIGKDDYQMAWKNQAEQYRADDQEVIQSGKPKLLIEEPQTGPNGSVKTILTSKAPLFNEEGELKGMLGAYTDITELKEREAEYAQLFALSIDMVCIADINTTAFLKVNPAFTDTLGFSEEELLNKSFLDFLHPDDFEKTRQVVETSLKLGKNVINFENRYRCKDGTYRWLSWVSHPIPEVGKTYAIARDITDYKDFEMKQASVQQELLKRNRFIEMILDYLPIGLGVNFIDTGEVTYLNRKFEEIYGWGKEEFPNIQGFFEKVFPDPVEREALQLRIMEDMASGDPKRMAWEDLKITTKAGAERIVFAKNIPIFDQNLMISTVQDVTEKRKLEAQVQQAQKMESIGRLAGGVAHDFNNMLSIISGFAEMALEDLDENAPIAANLQEIQKAAKRSADLTRQLLAFARRQTIAPKALNLNETIESMLKMLSRLIGEDIDLAWRPKDRLWKVMIDPSQVDQILANLCVNAKDAIERDGKITIETNNMFFGEEYCRDHEGFKSGEYVMIAVSDNGCGIKKENMDKLFEPFFTTKKIGQGTGLGLATVYGIVKQNNGFLNIYSEPGEGTCFKLYFPRYIKESMQHRERAEREPIAGGTETVLVVEDEEAFLRVSQMMLERLGYQVLAASGPKEAIQLAESFSGRIHLLMTDVVMPEMSGRDLAERLTESYPGMKCLFMSGYTANVIAHHGVLDEGINFINKPFSKHEVAIKVREALDQKTCAE, from the coding sequence ATGCCCCCGAAGCCAATCTATGAAGAACTCGAAGAGAGAGTGCACCGGTTAGAGAAGGATTTGCATGACTCAAGGCAAATTATCAAAACCATTTTGGATGCGGCGCCGGTAAGAGTTTTTTGGAAAGATACGGATCTCCGGTATCTGGGCTGCAATACACTTTTTGCCAAGGATGCAGGTTTTGATGACCCCAAGGATATGATTGGCAAAGATGATTATCAAATGGCCTGGAAAAACCAGGCGGAGCAGTATCGCGCTGACGATCAGGAGGTTATTCAGAGCGGCAAACCCAAATTGCTTATTGAAGAGCCGCAAACGGGTCCGAATGGATCTGTTAAAACGATTTTGACAAGCAAGGCGCCTTTGTTCAATGAAGAGGGTGAACTAAAGGGAATGCTTGGAGCATATACGGATATTACGGAACTGAAGGAAAGGGAGGCTGAGTACGCCCAGCTGTTTGCCTTATCCATAGACATGGTCTGCATTGCGGACATAAACACCACCGCCTTTCTGAAAGTCAATCCAGCGTTCACCGATACCCTGGGCTTTTCGGAAGAAGAGCTATTGAATAAATCGTTCCTGGATTTTCTTCATCCGGATGACTTTGAAAAAACCCGCCAAGTGGTTGAGACTTCCTTGAAATTAGGCAAGAATGTGATCAATTTTGAAAACCGGTACAGATGCAAAGACGGGACCTATCGCTGGTTAAGCTGGGTGTCGCATCCCATTCCGGAGGTTGGGAAAACCTATGCCATCGCGAGGGACATAACCGACTATAAAGACTTTGAAATGAAACAGGCCTCTGTTCAGCAGGAATTGTTAAAGAGAAACAGATTTATAGAGATGATTTTGGATTATCTCCCTATAGGGCTTGGGGTTAATTTTATCGATACTGGCGAAGTAACCTATCTAAACCGGAAGTTTGAAGAGATATATGGTTGGGGGAAAGAAGAGTTTCCCAATATTCAAGGCTTTTTTGAAAAAGTTTTTCCCGACCCCGTAGAACGGGAGGCCCTGCAACTGCGCATCATGGAGGACATGGCCTCCGGCGACCCCAAGAGAATGGCTTGGGAAGACCTTAAAATAACGACGAAAGCGGGGGCGGAGCGCATTGTTTTTGCTAAGAATATTCCGATTTTTGATCAGAATCTGATGATTTCCACTGTGCAGGATGTCACCGAAAAACGCAAATTGGAGGCGCAGGTGCAGCAAGCCCAGAAAATGGAATCCATTGGAAGGCTGGCGGGCGGCGTTGCTCACGATTTTAACAATATGCTGAGCATAATATCCGGTTTTGCGGAAATGGCCTTGGAAGACCTGGACGAAAATGCTCCCATTGCCGCCAATCTTCAGGAAATCCAGAAAGCGGCTAAACGGTCGGCGGACCTCACCCGACAGCTCCTGGCTTTCGCTCGAAGGCAAACCATCGCTCCCAAGGCGCTCAACCTGAATGAAACGATTGAAAGCATGCTTAAGATGCTGTCCCGCCTGATCGGGGAAGATATTGACCTTGCCTGGAGGCCTAAAGACAGGCTGTGGAAGGTTATGATAGACCCTTCTCAGGTTGACCAGATTTTGGCCAATTTGTGCGTAAACGCCAAAGATGCCATTGAACGCGACGGCAAAATTACCATCGAAACCAATAACATGTTCTTTGGAGAGGAGTATTGCCGGGATCATGAAGGGTTTAAGTCAGGCGAGTATGTAATGATAGCAGTAAGCGATAATGGCTGCGGTATAAAGAAGGAAAATATGGACAAGTTGTTTGAACCTTTTTTTACCACAAAGAAAATTGGTCAGGGAACAGGTCTGGGATTGGCGACCGTTTACGGGATCGTCAAACAGAACAACGGCTTTTTAAATATCTATAGCGAACCGGGGGAAGGGACTTGTTTTAAGTTGTATTTTCCAAGGTACATCAAGGAATCCATGCAACACCGGGAACGGGCCGAGAGGGAGCCTATAGCAGGGGGGACGGAGACAGTCTTGGTCGTGGAGGATGAAGAAGCCTTTTTAAGAGTATCGCAAATGATGCTCGAACGTCTTGGATATCAGGTGCTCGCCGCCTCCGGACCCAAAGAGGCTATCCAACTTGCTGAATCGTTTTCCGGGCGCATCCACCTGCTGATGACCGATGTGGTTATGCCGGAAATGAGCGGCAGGGATTTGGCGGAGCGCCTTACAGAATCTTACCCCGGTATGAAATGTCTGTTTATGTCCGGGTATACGGCCAACGTTATCGCCCATCACGGCGTACTTGACGAAGGCATCAATTTCATTAACAAACCTTTTTCCAAACATGAAGTCGCCATAAAAGTCAGGGAGGCTCTGGATCAGAAAACTTGCGCGGAATGA
- a CDS encoding sigma 54-interacting transcriptional regulator, with product MAPISKKIAQEKVREAVCLFERDFSIDWIIELSGQRPSLVLEIFEQAMEDGWLAPKGAGSYALADPKIRDHVLAGMGPGQREKRFRSAAMLFLKECRENDLDASHLAPFLLRIPNDEQGCAGLLLAGDAFVKKFQPDKALECYKKLKDDLLRLEGPAIDDLFIRMALKTSKVSTARQSTDETAAVLRDALVRAEKRGDKASQALIRMHIAKNEWLLNRYDGAYEIFKDGWALALQCNEPWLMRSALAFRTFFLFWQGRFKEVAALYETAVSDVEARPEGGFPLLVTITAGQCYTFTGQITQGLGMLDAIQKSCLEAGDLHTAAFATGSIHNALHSIKSTAETLEYIEANHAALKQSGNNYIEMLADGFLAHLYYLKGDIRRSVAALRRFVLKCREVNVDALHHKPHLLELCWAMEQGKYPRMLNLSLDREIQSILVGRNVFLKGLAYRYTALLQAFHKEPEEAIRRSLDQSLKWLEESGHELEILRTRMEIIRRLLLQGEAEAAQGMADRLSGVLEQYHEETIPPDLKPLFRTRASAQRLLSGIYSLGNDMASVQDGKELLHSILSTVNQLTGAERGAIFVANEDPHGPLMKLRASRNLTADQVERPAFEPSMRLIQQAASLGVDKKSFIRKESGPPEEWSAGSGEAARSSICAPIIFKGKTLGVLYHDNRLLNSAFKESDFELLSFFAAQAAAALDNANAQEEIERLKRAMSQGRRIQSRPSFSRDNYKEVIGKSQAVSKMLHLIEQVAGTGSNVLILGETGVGKELAANAIHYQSQRRGKAFVKANCSALTETLINSELFGHEKGAFTGASSRRIGRFELADKGTIFLDEIGDLPLDVQANLLRVLQSSEFERVGGNETIRSDFRLIAATNRDLESLAAGKRFRQDLYYRLNVFPIVVPPLRDRKEDIPLLAERFIRVFAQKMQIEAKKISREEMNKLLKYHWPGNIRELANVIERGMILSSGPLFRAPDLEDQEDGRSLHRPHSLEENERSHILWALEQKNWKVRGPGGVAEFLDINPSTLAARMKKLGIKRP from the coding sequence ATGGCCCCGATCTCGAAAAAAATCGCCCAGGAAAAAGTGCGGGAAGCCGTTTGTTTGTTCGAGAGGGACTTTTCCATAGACTGGATCATCGAACTCTCCGGCCAAAGGCCCTCCCTGGTCCTGGAAATCTTTGAACAAGCCATGGAGGACGGGTGGCTGGCGCCCAAAGGCGCCGGGAGCTACGCCCTGGCCGATCCTAAAATCCGCGACCACGTGCTGGCCGGCATGGGGCCGGGCCAAAGGGAAAAACGCTTTCGCAGCGCCGCCATGCTGTTTTTGAAGGAATGCCGGGAGAACGACCTGGACGCCTCTCATCTTGCGCCCTTTTTACTTCGGATACCCAACGACGAACAGGGCTGCGCCGGGCTGCTCTTGGCGGGGGACGCGTTCGTAAAGAAGTTTCAACCGGACAAGGCCCTGGAATGCTACAAAAAGCTCAAGGACGACTTGTTGAGGCTGGAAGGGCCGGCCATCGACGATTTGTTCATCCGAATGGCTTTGAAGACCTCCAAGGTTTCCACGGCCCGGCAAAGTACGGACGAGACGGCCGCCGTGCTTCGGGACGCCTTGGTGCGTGCGGAGAAACGCGGGGATAAAGCCTCCCAGGCGCTCATTCGCATGCACATCGCCAAGAACGAGTGGCTTTTAAACCGGTACGACGGCGCCTACGAAATTTTCAAGGACGGTTGGGCTCTGGCTCTGCAGTGCAACGAGCCCTGGCTCATGCGTTCGGCCCTGGCTTTCCGCACCTTTTTTCTTTTCTGGCAGGGCCGGTTCAAAGAGGTCGCAGCCCTGTACGAAACGGCCGTCTCAGATGTGGAAGCGCGGCCGGAAGGGGGATTTCCCCTGCTGGTCACCATCACGGCGGGCCAGTGCTACACCTTTACGGGCCAGATCACCCAGGGCCTGGGCATGTTGGACGCCATCCAGAAATCCTGCCTGGAAGCAGGCGACCTGCATACGGCCGCATTCGCCACAGGCTCCATTCACAACGCCTTGCACAGCATCAAGTCCACGGCGGAAACCCTGGAATACATCGAGGCGAACCACGCCGCCCTCAAGCAAAGCGGGAACAATTATATCGAAATGCTGGCCGACGGCTTTTTAGCCCATTTGTATTATCTGAAAGGCGACATCCGCCGCTCGGTGGCCGCCCTGAGGCGGTTCGTGCTAAAATGCCGGGAGGTCAACGTGGACGCCCTGCACCACAAGCCCCACTTGCTGGAGCTTTGCTGGGCCATGGAGCAAGGCAAGTATCCCCGCATGCTCAACCTTTCCCTGGATCGGGAAATCCAAAGCATCCTGGTCGGCCGGAACGTGTTTCTCAAAGGCCTGGCTTATCGCTATACAGCCCTGCTGCAGGCCTTCCATAAAGAGCCGGAAGAGGCCATCAGGCGATCCCTGGATCAATCCCTTAAGTGGCTGGAGGAGTCGGGCCACGAACTGGAAATCCTCCGCACCCGTATGGAAATCATACGCAGGCTTCTTTTGCAAGGGGAGGCCGAAGCGGCGCAAGGCATGGCGGACCGGCTGTCCGGCGTGTTGGAGCAGTATCACGAAGAAACCATTCCCCCGGACCTCAAACCCCTTTTTCGAACCAGGGCCTCCGCCCAAAGGCTGCTCTCCGGCATCTACAGCCTGGGCAATGACATGGCCTCGGTCCAGGACGGCAAGGAGCTTTTGCACAGCATCCTGTCAACGGTCAATCAGTTGACCGGCGCCGAGCGGGGGGCGATTTTCGTGGCCAATGAAGATCCCCACGGTCCGCTTATGAAGCTGCGGGCCTCCAGGAATTTAACCGCCGACCAGGTTGAACGCCCCGCATTTGAGCCTTCCATGCGTCTGATCCAACAGGCGGCCTCCCTGGGCGTGGACAAAAAATCTTTTATCCGCAAGGAATCCGGCCCCCCGGAGGAGTGGAGCGCCGGGTCCGGCGAGGCGGCCCGATCAAGCATTTGCGCGCCTATCATATTCAAAGGGAAAACCCTGGGCGTGCTCTATCACGACAACCGTTTGCTCAATTCCGCCTTCAAGGAGTCGGACTTTGAACTGCTTTCCTTTTTCGCGGCCCAGGCCGCAGCCGCCCTGGATAACGCCAACGCCCAGGAGGAAATCGAGCGCCTGAAAAGAGCCATGTCCCAGGGGAGGCGCATTCAATCAAGGCCGAGCTTTTCCCGGGATAATTACAAGGAGGTCATCGGAAAAAGCCAGGCCGTAAGCAAAATGCTGCATCTGATCGAGCAGGTGGCCGGGACCGGCTCCAACGTCCTCATCCTGGGCGAGACCGGCGTGGGCAAGGAGCTTGCCGCCAACGCCATCCACTATCAAAGCCAAAGGCGGGGCAAGGCTTTCGTCAAAGCCAACTGCAGCGCACTTACCGAAACCCTCATCAACAGCGAATTATTCGGCCACGAAAAAGGCGCCTTTACCGGGGCTTCCTCCCGCCGGATCGGCCGTTTTGAACTGGCCGACAAAGGGACCATCTTTTTGGATGAAATCGGAGACCTGCCCCTGGACGTCCAGGCCAACCTCCTGCGCGTGCTGCAAAGCAGCGAGTTCGAAAGGGTGGGCGGCAACGAAACCATCCGGTCCGACTTTCGGCTTATAGCCGCAACCAACCGGGATCTGGAAAGCCTGGCTGCGGGTAAGAGGTTCCGGCAGGACCTTTATTACCGGTTGAACGTGTTTCCCATCGTCGTGCCGCCTTTGCGGGATCGCAAGGAGGACATCCCCCTGCTGGCCGAGCGGTTCATCCGGGTTTTCGCCCAAAAAATGCAAATAGAGGCCAAAAAGATTTCCCGGGAGGAAATGAACAAGCTCCTGAAGTATCATTGGCCGGGGAACATCCGGGAGCTTGCCAACGTGATAGAGCGGGGCATGATTTTAAGCTCCGGCCCCCTGTTTCGTGCTCCGGATCTGGAAGACCAGGAAGACGGGCGCAGCCTGCACCGCCCCCACAGCCTGGAGGAAAACGAACGCAGCCATATTCTGTGGGCCTTGGAGCAAAAAAACTGGAAGGTGCGCGGCCCCGGGGGCGTCGCTGAATTCCTGGACATCAACCCCTCCACCCTCGCCGCCCGCATGAAAAAACTGGGCATAAAGCGTCCCTAA
- a CDS encoding (Fe-S)-binding protein gives MYELKFDPDLCMACDTQDCLVKCQHMDIDQETARTEILKLADGEDSFVLRDCVTCYACEEYCPNGNHPFYLIVKMQEELGMLPLPDPLVKSGVQVGIPFRGEPVIDEMEGTVLNMGVFSPLLGRVEGSKLFEGLPVISHDSRKMFHYFCQLMYLHYGKTSVINERLDGIIQTLASHGAKEIVHFHDECYGTYTSYAPAFGIEVPFKSIHLFEFLYNRLLELKDEIRPLGYKVVYQRPCSSRLSSDKHPFVAKIFDLIGVEYMDREYKDENAMCCGATILGQKKEGSRVYCAEIQKKNIDDMKKAGGQICVFNCPACMQTLGMPVSKAGIMPLFMSDLCRLAIGEKVG, from the coding sequence ATGTATGAATTGAAATTCGATCCGGACCTGTGCATGGCCTGCGATACCCAAGACTGCCTGGTCAAGTGCCAGCACATGGATATCGACCAGGAAACGGCCCGCACGGAGATCCTGAAACTGGCCGACGGGGAGGACTCGTTCGTCCTTCGGGACTGCGTAACCTGTTACGCTTGCGAGGAATACTGCCCCAACGGCAACCATCCTTTTTATTTGATCGTGAAAATGCAGGAGGAATTGGGCATGCTGCCCCTGCCAGATCCGCTGGTAAAAAGCGGCGTCCAGGTGGGCATTCCCTTCAGGGGGGAGCCGGTCATCGACGAAATGGAGGGAACGGTTCTGAATATGGGGGTGTTCAGCCCGCTGCTCGGCCGGGTGGAGGGGAGCAAACTCTTTGAAGGGCTGCCCGTCATTTCTCACGATTCCCGCAAGATGTTCCATTATTTCTGCCAGTTGATGTATTTGCATTACGGCAAGACCTCGGTGATCAACGAACGCCTGGACGGGATCATTCAAACCTTGGCCTCCCACGGGGCAAAGGAAATCGTGCATTTTCACGACGAGTGCTACGGGACATACACTTCCTACGCCCCGGCTTTTGGGATCGAGGTTCCGTTCAAATCCATCCACCTTTTTGAATTTTTGTACAACCGGCTTTTGGAACTGAAGGACGAAATCAGGCCCCTGGGGTACAAGGTGGTGTATCAGCGACCCTGCTCCTCGCGCCTGTCTTCCGACAAGCACCCATTCGTCGCCAAGATTTTCGACCTCATCGGCGTGGAATACATGGACCGGGAATACAAGGACGAAAACGCCATGTGCTGCGGCGCCACCATCCTGGGTCAGAAAAAGGAGGGCAGCCGGGTTTATTGCGCGGAAATCCAGAAGAAAAACATCGACGACATGAAAAAGGCCGGCGGCCAGATTTGCGTATTCAACTGCCCTGCCTGCATGCAAACCCTTGGCATGCCGGTAAGCAAGGCGGGCATCATGCCCTTGTTCATGAGCGACCTGTGCAGGCTGGCCATCGGCGAAAAAGTCGGATAG
- a CDS encoding FAD-binding oxidoreductase, whose product MSSIQQELVNIVGEDYASDRREELFTYSKDLGTSQPLWPEYVVAPKTTDELQAVVRLANETKTPIVPLGGGLTLAGLALPQKGGIIIDLKRMDKILEVNEQGRYIVVEAGISHGKITSYLKKNHPNLMHSEPGAPPAATVGGNLAIHGQGDLAHPYGFNTDMVNGLEVVLPTGDIARFGSCAVGSGWYTMHPLPDIGLFLGWNGATGIITKVSLKLYPCKKFRENNMFVVENEEFVPDVLFEISHLGMAEDLIATSSEIPPMMNRLHYISIINTGDSEEELEFKRHMTFDVQLAKYIRSGVGGIVSLYDERTRPQVSKSADWKKGGGFEYVGAIVPVSFYPECYRRGSEISGRHFIPYTVLGRVIGSCHSMMFSWSYAFNRADDATVKHARDALHETDELVMEINGTIWKPAIFGQKLMLERMDQGALRLMKEVKKILDPNGIMNPGNWEVD is encoded by the coding sequence ATGAGTTCCATTCAACAGGAATTAGTCAATATAGTGGGGGAGGATTACGCCTCGGACCGGCGGGAGGAGTTGTTCACCTACTCCAAGGACCTGGGCACATCCCAGCCCTTGTGGCCCGAATACGTAGTGGCGCCCAAGACCACGGACGAACTCCAGGCCGTGGTCCGGCTTGCCAACGAAACCAAAACGCCCATTGTTCCGCTGGGCGGCGGCCTGACCCTGGCCGGCTTGGCCCTGCCTCAAAAGGGGGGCATCATCATCGACCTCAAACGCATGGATAAAATCCTGGAGGTCAACGAGCAGGGCCGGTACATCGTGGTGGAGGCGGGAATCTCCCACGGCAAGATCACCTCGTACTTGAAAAAGAACCACCCCAACCTCATGCATTCCGAGCCGGGCGCGCCTCCGGCGGCCACGGTAGGCGGCAACCTGGCCATTCACGGCCAGGGGGACCTGGCCCATCCCTACGGGTTCAATACGGACATGGTCAACGGCCTGGAAGTGGTGCTCCCCACGGGCGACATCGCCCGATTCGGGTCCTGCGCCGTGGGTTCGGGCTGGTACACCATGCATCCCCTGCCGGACATCGGCCTTTTCCTGGGCTGGAACGGCGCCACGGGGATCATCACCAAGGTGTCCCTCAAGCTCTATCCCTGCAAAAAATTCCGGGAAAACAATATGTTCGTGGTGGAAAACGAGGAGTTTGTCCCGGACGTGCTCTTTGAAATCTCGCACCTGGGCATGGCGGAAGACCTCATCGCCACCAGCTCGGAAATCCCGCCCATGATGAACCGGCTGCACTATATCAGCATCATCAACACCGGGGATTCGGAGGAGGAGCTGGAGTTTAAGCGGCACATGACCTTCGACGTTCAGCTTGCCAAATACATCCGAAGCGGGGTGGGCGGCATTGTGTCGCTTTATGATGAACGGACCCGCCCCCAGGTGAGCAAGTCCGCGGACTGGAAAAAAGGCGGCGGCTTTGAATACGTAGGCGCCATCGTGCCCGTGTCGTTCTATCCCGAATGCTATCGCCGGGGCTCGGAAATCTCCGGCCGGCATTTCATCCCGTACACGGTCCTTGGCCGGGTTATCGGAAGCTGCCACAGCATGATGTTCTCCTGGTCCTATGCCTTCAACCGGGCGGACGACGCCACAGTCAAGCACGCCAGGGACGCGCTGCACGAAACGGATGAACTGGTCATGGAGATTAACGGGACCATTTGGAAGCCCGCTATTTTCGGCCAGAAACTCATGCTCGAACGCATGGACCAGGGCGCTCTTCGCCTCATGAAGGAAGTGAAAAAGATTCTCGACCCCAATGGGATCATGAACCCCGGCAACTGGGAGGTGGACTAA
- a CDS encoding (Fe-S)-binding protein codes for MNLMEYKYKDMIHRCFRCGYCKFPTDWSDVTNCPPYARFRLESYSAGGRLWLIRAWLNGELEWSPNLANIVYSCVGCKNCVEKCPHSFNDDVVNMIIAAKTAMVDEGKIPKAVGEFLTNVQLHGNPYGMAAKRREDWMEGLNLEPYKNQEYLFYVGCEGSYDTRAQGAARATAKLLQKAGVSFGVLGSQEISDGNEVEMMGEDALLEDLAKKNIKMFTDLGVKKIITLSPHSYNVFKNRYPDFGGEFQVYHHSQILANLLKKGLIKAPEQADARITFHDPCFLGRWNEEYSAPRKVLAAIPGATFAEMARNKKGALCCGGGAGNFYTDFLGGSEDSPARIRAREADETKANILAVACPNCLTMLEDAVKTEGLEDKIKVRDISEILTA; via the coding sequence ATGAATCTCATGGAATACAAATACAAGGATATGATTCACCGCTGCTTTCGATGCGGATACTGCAAGTTCCCCACGGATTGGAGCGACGTCACCAACTGCCCGCCTTACGCCAGGTTTCGCCTGGAAAGCTACTCCGCCGGCGGCAGGCTGTGGCTCATCCGCGCCTGGCTCAACGGAGAGCTGGAATGGTCCCCCAACCTGGCCAACATCGTCTATTCCTGCGTGGGCTGCAAAAACTGCGTGGAAAAATGCCCCCACAGCTTTAACGACGACGTGGTCAACATGATCATCGCCGCCAAGACCGCCATGGTGGACGAGGGGAAAATTCCCAAGGCCGTGGGCGAGTTCCTGACGAACGTCCAGTTGCACGGCAATCCCTACGGCATGGCCGCAAAGCGGCGCGAAGACTGGATGGAAGGCCTGAACCTGGAGCCCTACAAGAATCAGGAGTACCTCTTTTACGTAGGATGTGAAGGCTCCTACGACACCCGGGCCCAAGGCGCGGCCAGGGCGACCGCCAAACTCCTGCAAAAGGCCGGGGTTTCCTTCGGCGTCCTGGGCTCGCAGGAAATTTCCGACGGAAACGAAGTGGAAATGATGGGCGAAGACGCCCTTTTGGAGGATCTGGCGAAAAAGAACATCAAGATGTTCACCGATCTGGGGGTGAAAAAAATCATTACCCTCTCGCCCCATTCCTACAACGTGTTTAAAAACCGGTATCCGGATTTCGGCGGCGAGTTCCAGGTTTATCACCACAGCCAGATTCTGGCCAACCTGCTTAAAAAAGGCCTGATCAAGGCGCCCGAGCAGGCGGACGCCCGCATCACCTTTCACGATCCCTGCTTTTTGGGACGCTGGAACGAGGAATACTCGGCCCCAAGAAAAGTACTGGCCGCCATTCCCGGTGCGACCTTTGCCGAAATGGCCCGCAATAAAAAAGGCGCGCTGTGCTGCGGCGGCGGCGCCGGCAACTTTTACACGGACTTCCTGGGCGGCAGCGAGGACAGCCCGGCCCGCATCCGGGCGCGTGAGGCGGACGAAACCAAGGCCAATATCCTGGCCGTGGCCTGCCCCAACTGCCTGACCATGCTGGAGGACGCCGTGAAAACCGAAGGCCTGGAGGATAAAATCAAGGTGCGGGATATTTCGGAAATCTTGACCGCATAA
- a CDS encoding GGDEF domain-containing response regulator: MTDFRHADILIVDDDIDVGNTLLKLVLAAGYNGVKAENGEQALEILKNRQVDLVVTDIELPDIQGLELTNLITKEHGADVIVMTGFGEQYTYEDAIEQGASDFIIKPIKFSELSLRIKRVLRERAFDQEREKLMGKLQELAVTDGLTKLYNSRHFYETLDVEIRRARRYGRPLSLLLFDIDKFKNFNDTYGHIEGDRALARIARAVQDCIRLTDTAFRYGGEEFTVLMPETDEEEALGVGQRVCEEARDLVHRVEDKDVHLTISVGVTQCIPGEDLADMVKRVDEAMYKAKRAGGNQVAALSAPGKPGGEA; encoded by the coding sequence ATGACGGATTTCAGGCACGCTGATATTTTGATTGTGGACGATGATATTGATGTCGGCAATACCCTCCTGAAGTTGGTCCTGGCCGCCGGTTATAACGGCGTCAAGGCGGAAAACGGCGAGCAGGCCCTGGAAATCCTGAAAAACAGGCAGGTGGACCTTGTGGTCACGGACATTGAGCTGCCGGACATACAGGGCCTGGAGCTGACCAATCTCATCACAAAGGAGCACGGCGCCGACGTCATTGTCATGACCGGCTTCGGCGAGCAGTACACCTACGAAGACGCCATCGAGCAAGGCGCCAGCGACTTTATTATCAAGCCCATCAAATTTTCCGAGTTGAGCCTGCGCATCAAACGGGTTCTGCGGGAGCGCGCCTTTGACCAGGAGCGGGAAAAGCTCATGGGCAAGCTCCAGGAACTGGCCGTTACGGACGGGCTGACCAAGCTGTATAACTCCCGCCACTTTTACGAAACCCTGGACGTGGAAATCCGCCGGGCCCGGCGCTATGGACGGCCCTTGTCCCTTTTGCTTTTCGACATCGACAAGTTCAAGAATTTCAACGACACCTACGGCCATATTGAAGGAGACCGCGCCCTGGCCCGCATAGCCAGGGCCGTGCAGGACTGCATCCGGCTCACCGATACTGCGTTTCGATACGGCGGCGAGGAGTTTACCGTGCTCATGCCGGAAACCGACGAGGAAGAGGCGTTGGGCGTTGGCCAGAGGGTGTGTGAAGAGGCGCGGGATCTGGTGCATCGCGTGGAGGACAAGGACGTGCATCTGACCATCAGCGTGGGCGTCACCCAGTGCATTCCCGGCGAAGACCTGGCCGACATGGTCAAAAGAGTGGATGAGGCCATGTACAAGGCCAAACGCGCAGGCGGAAACCAGGTGGCCGCGTTGTCCGCTCCGGGCAAGCCGGGGGGCGAGGCGTAG